In Thermodesulfobacteriota bacterium, the genomic stretch CCCGGCATAGATGCGGAAAGAATCCGACGGCATGCCGGCCTCCATACCCTTTTTGAGGTTCGCCTCGCTCGTGCTCACGCAAACGCCGGGGAGTACCGGCCCGCAGCCCTCAATATCCTCCTCGGTCCGGAATAGCATCCAGACATTGCCGGGCTCGACCGGGCCGCCGAAGAAAAGCGGGTCGTCCTTTCGGGAATCGGCAACACCCGGTATGCTGTCCGCGAGCTTCATTTTCAAGGGCCGGTTGAGTATCAGCCCGGCTGCGCCGTGGCTCCCGTATTCAAATAGGAGTATAACGGTCTTATTAAAGACCGGGTCATTCAAGCCGGCCTCTGCCACAAGAAACTTGCCCTTTGCCAGCGGCAAATCATGCCTGTACGTCTCGGGGTCGAGCCTTTCGGGTTCGTCTTGCGCTATATGTGCGCGGATGGGGGGAAGCGCAATGCCCCAGATGAGAAGCGTTAGCAGGACCGTCTT encodes the following:
- a CDS encoding YqgE/AlgH family protein — encoded protein: MKSSTLKTVLLTLLIWGIALPPIRAHIAQDEPERLDPETYRHDLPLAKGKFLVAEAGLNDPVFNKTVILLFEYGSHGAAGLILNRPLKMKLADSIPGVADSRKDDPLFFGGPVEPGNVWMLFRTEEDIEGCGPVLPGVCVSTSEANLKKGMEAGMPSDSFRIYAGYAGWATSQLERELLRGGWHVIDAVPDAVFSPDPARLWDELLPG